One segment of Anaeromyxobacter diazotrophicus DNA contains the following:
- a CDS encoding hemolysin family protein produces MLAEIAILVVLILANGFFAGAEMAVVAVRRARLATLVEERRRGARAVAALRRAPEQFLATVQIGVTVVGATAAAFGGATLAARLTPLLAGIPGLGAYAHDLALGAVVALVSFLSLVLGELVPKSLALRSPEPVALAVARPLQALSALARPLVWLLTRSSNLVLAPFGDRTTFTEARVSVEEISQMVEEATRSGTLDAKSGEIASRALEFGELTAGDVMVPRNRMAAIRRDASEEELRRVLLEEGHGRLPVYQRTLDDVVGYLVAREALALVWEKGLVVMEDLLRPAHFVPESARAVDVLREMQARRLQLSIVVDEHGGVAGLVTLEDLVEELVGDILAETEVVSPWATREPDGRALLRGDAPLREVNRELDLALPEGDGYSTVAGLCIALAGGIPAAGARFALPDGAALEVVEATARQVRRVRVTPPPRQRARED; encoded by the coding sequence GTGCTGGCCGAGATCGCCATCCTCGTCGTGCTGATCCTCGCGAACGGGTTCTTCGCGGGGGCGGAGATGGCGGTGGTGGCCGTGCGCCGGGCGCGGCTGGCGACGCTCGTCGAGGAGCGGCGGCGCGGCGCGCGCGCGGTGGCGGCCCTGCGGCGGGCCCCCGAGCAGTTCCTGGCCACCGTCCAGATCGGGGTGACGGTGGTGGGCGCGACCGCCGCCGCGTTCGGCGGCGCCACCCTCGCGGCGCGGCTCACGCCGCTGCTGGCCGGGATCCCCGGGCTCGGCGCCTACGCGCACGACCTGGCCCTCGGCGCCGTCGTCGCGCTCGTCTCGTTCCTCTCCCTCGTGCTCGGCGAGCTCGTGCCCAAGTCGCTCGCGCTCCGCTCGCCGGAGCCGGTCGCGCTGGCCGTGGCGCGCCCGCTCCAGGCGCTCTCGGCGCTGGCGCGTCCGCTCGTCTGGCTGCTCACCCGGAGCTCGAACCTGGTGCTCGCCCCGTTCGGCGACCGCACGACGTTCACGGAGGCGCGCGTCTCGGTCGAGGAGATCTCGCAGATGGTGGAGGAGGCGACGCGCAGCGGCACGCTCGACGCCAAGTCGGGCGAGATCGCGTCCCGGGCGCTCGAGTTCGGCGAGCTGACGGCGGGGGACGTCATGGTCCCGCGCAACCGGATGGCCGCCATCCGCCGCGACGCCTCGGAGGAGGAGCTGCGGCGCGTGCTGCTGGAGGAGGGCCACGGGCGGCTGCCGGTCTACCAGCGCACGCTCGACGACGTGGTCGGCTACCTCGTCGCGCGGGAGGCGCTCGCGCTCGTCTGGGAGAAGGGCCTCGTCGTCATGGAGGACCTCCTGCGGCCCGCGCACTTCGTGCCGGAGAGCGCGCGGGCGGTGGACGTGCTGCGCGAGATGCAGGCGCGCCGGCTCCAGCTCAGCATCGTGGTGGACGAGCACGGCGGCGTGGCGGGGCTCGTGACGCTGGAGGACCTGGTGGAGGAGCTCGTCGGCGACATCCTGGCCGAGACCGAGGTGGTCTCGCCGTGGGCGACCCGCGAGCCGGACGGCCGGGCGCTCCTGCGGGGGGACGCGCCGCTGCGCGAGGTGAACCGGGAGCTCGACCTCGCGCTGCCGGAGGGTGACGGGTACTCCACGGTCGCGGGGCTCTGCATCGCCCTCGCGGGCGGCATCCCGGCCGCCGGCGCGCGCTTCGCGCTGCCCGACGGCGCGGCGCTGGAGGTGGTGGAGGCGACCGCGCGCCAGGTCAGGCGCGTGCGCGTCACGCCGCCCCCGCGGCAGCGGGCGCGGGAGGACTAG
- a CDS encoding J domain-containing protein codes for MAPSCAIVLRPCDPPSPLVLAAEQRLAGVVAEVVAAEAAVELLARELSAFEASWREATEAAFAELERAQRLGRRLQRLLDELARLTGLARDGEPAADRRTAPPRPQAARRARARAGARDEERRAAPRAPPGPDAAPEDLKTLYRRLARLLHPDLARGGPAERQRRSDLMAKANEAWRRRDRVALELLAERLGAGEPGPLAELDDRARLAHLARRTGAMEAALARLAGARAQLERSTEARLRADAARRREAGGDALAEAAQLAREQAAALRAAALPRLDALALAARLLEKELAKTGGRAAASPLVREAAGAGRALTSGARALAERLAEEARGPAPWQAALTLLAWLAEEAGRPPAPLEEAAELAARWEALCAGWTGAPDLATALAEPPRAVEVGLRERGEGIAAGLQLAAPDLAAGVRAALADEGVRALAARVLVALGPREACRACGESVYAVHLLRVRGIEDVHGLACPRCAAILRSFFVYGPPEGVAALGPAAVACGLVAEQEVRLDGATLAFQMLPAERARLTARALVRRATELCLAPHGIALPRGALHVLAGRAPLAAGARVPEGARLRLACAPSAGVSERELVRLVRAGARRRFRA; via the coding sequence GTGGCGCCCTCCTGCGCGATCGTCCTCCGCCCGTGCGACCCCCCGTCGCCGCTCGTCCTCGCGGCCGAGCAGCGGCTGGCCGGGGTGGTCGCGGAGGTGGTCGCGGCCGAGGCCGCCGTCGAGCTCCTGGCCCGGGAGCTCTCCGCCTTCGAGGCGAGCTGGCGCGAGGCGACCGAGGCCGCCTTCGCCGAGCTCGAGCGCGCGCAGCGCCTCGGGCGGAGGCTGCAGCGGCTCCTGGACGAGCTCGCGCGCCTGACCGGGCTCGCGCGCGACGGCGAGCCGGCGGCGGATCGCCGGACCGCGCCGCCGCGCCCGCAGGCGGCCCGGCGGGCACGCGCTCGCGCCGGGGCGCGGGACGAGGAGCGCCGGGCCGCGCCGCGCGCGCCGCCGGGGCCCGACGCCGCGCCCGAGGACCTCAAGACCCTCTACCGGCGCCTGGCGCGGCTCCTCCACCCCGACCTGGCCCGCGGCGGCCCCGCCGAGCGGCAGCGCCGCTCGGACCTCATGGCGAAGGCGAACGAGGCCTGGCGGCGCCGGGACCGGGTGGCGCTGGAGCTGCTCGCCGAGCGGCTCGGCGCCGGTGAGCCGGGGCCGCTCGCCGAGCTCGACGACCGGGCGCGGCTCGCGCACCTGGCGCGGCGCACCGGCGCGATGGAGGCGGCGCTGGCGCGGCTCGCGGGCGCCCGCGCGCAGCTCGAGCGCTCGACCGAGGCGCGGCTCCGCGCCGACGCGGCGCGGCGGCGGGAAGCGGGCGGCGACGCGCTGGCCGAGGCGGCCCAGCTCGCGCGCGAGCAGGCCGCTGCGCTGCGGGCGGCGGCCCTCCCGCGGCTCGACGCGCTGGCGCTGGCCGCCCGGCTGCTGGAGAAGGAGCTGGCCAAGACGGGCGGCCGGGCGGCCGCCAGCCCGCTCGTCCGGGAAGCGGCCGGGGCGGGGCGCGCGCTCACCTCGGGCGCGCGCGCGCTCGCGGAGCGGCTCGCCGAGGAGGCGCGCGGGCCGGCGCCGTGGCAGGCGGCGCTCACGCTCCTCGCCTGGCTGGCCGAAGAGGCGGGTCGGCCCCCGGCGCCGCTGGAGGAGGCGGCGGAGCTCGCGGCCCGGTGGGAGGCGCTCTGCGCCGGGTGGACCGGCGCCCCCGACCTGGCCACCGCCCTCGCCGAGCCGCCGCGCGCCGTGGAGGTGGGCCTGCGCGAGCGCGGCGAGGGGATCGCCGCCGGGCTCCAGCTCGCCGCGCCCGACCTCGCCGCGGGCGTCCGCGCGGCGCTCGCCGACGAGGGGGTGAGGGCGCTCGCGGCGCGCGTGCTGGTGGCGCTCGGGCCGCGCGAGGCGTGCCGCGCCTGCGGCGAGAGCGTCTACGCCGTCCACCTGCTCCGCGTCCGCGGCATCGAGGACGTCCACGGGCTCGCCTGCCCTCGCTGCGCGGCGATCCTGCGGAGCTTCTTCGTCTACGGGCCGCCGGAGGGCGTGGCCGCGCTCGGGCCGGCGGCGGTGGCCTGCGGGCTCGTCGCCGAGCAGGAGGTCCGCCTCGACGGCGCGACCCTGGCGTTCCAGATGCTCCCCGCCGAGCGGGCGCGCCTCACCGCGCGCGCGCTCGTCCGGCGCGCGACCGAGCTGTGCCTCGCGCCCCACGGCATCGCGCTGCCGCGCGGCGCGCTCCACGTGCTCGCCGGCCGCGCGCCGCTCGCGGCCGGGGCGCGCGTGCCCGAGGGCGCTCGCCTCCGGCTCGCCTGCGCGCCCTCCGCAGGGGTGAGCGAGCGCGAGCTGGTGCGCCTGGTTCGCGCCGGCGCGCGGCGCCGCTTCCGGGCGTGA
- a CDS encoding prolipoprotein diacylglyceryl transferase, whose amino-acid sequence MIPYFELPTVHLGPFTLQAFGLFAALGVYAAARIAVSEAARRKLDPQPLSDFAVWGVAAGVIMGHVVHLVLYHPEELHDWRRVLYFWEGLSSFGGLLGGVLAAMVFFGRRPIRFDTYADALALGIAPGWGIARVGCFVIHDHPGVLTSFPLAVRFPPEAAYTLGFSGTRHDLGLYDALALFAFAAILFALDRRGLLRGRLLALLALMYGTSRFLFDFLRATDVPYADARYLGLTPAQYFCFALWAYGLWKLRTVRQ is encoded by the coding sequence GTGATCCCCTACTTCGAGCTCCCCACCGTCCACCTCGGCCCGTTCACGCTCCAGGCGTTCGGCCTCTTCGCCGCGCTGGGCGTCTACGCCGCCGCCCGCATCGCGGTGAGCGAGGCCGCCCGCCGCAAGCTCGACCCGCAGCCGCTCTCCGACTTCGCGGTGTGGGGCGTGGCGGCCGGCGTGATCATGGGGCACGTGGTGCACCTCGTCCTCTACCACCCGGAGGAGCTCCACGACTGGCGCCGCGTCCTCTACTTCTGGGAGGGGCTCTCCTCGTTCGGAGGGCTGCTCGGCGGCGTGCTGGCGGCGATGGTCTTCTTCGGCCGGCGCCCCATCCGCTTCGACACCTACGCCGACGCGCTGGCGCTGGGGATCGCGCCGGGGTGGGGCATCGCGCGCGTCGGCTGCTTCGTCATCCACGACCACCCCGGCGTCCTCACCAGCTTCCCGCTCGCGGTGCGCTTCCCTCCCGAAGCGGCCTACACCCTCGGCTTCAGCGGCACCCGGCACGACCTGGGGCTCTACGACGCCCTGGCGCTCTTCGCCTTCGCGGCCATCCTCTTCGCGCTCGACCGGCGCGGGCTCCTGCGCGGGCGCCTCCTGGCGCTGCTCGCGCTGATGTACGGCACGAGCCGCTTCCTCTTCGACTTCCTCCGCGCCACCGACGTGCCCTACGCCGACGCGCGCTACCTCGGGCTCACCCCGGCGCAGTACTTCTGCTTCGCGCTGTGGGCGTACGGCCTCTGGAAGCTCCGCACGGTCCGGCAGTAG
- a CDS encoding pentapeptide repeat-containing protein gives MAKPRAPRRRRPATRPPASTTALARSRPGAGGRALAQAEHALDGADLAGADLTGLALRGRALRGADLTGADLTGARLLACDLRGARLAGAKLGGARLALCDLRGAELEGAQLREVRLAACAFTEAQLARADLAEGRLAAVSLAGADLSRASLAGAKLLLCSLAGADLTSAKVEGASFFLSWLPGADFTRARLARARFALSALGGAVFDRVTGIDGESFALSWGGAAQGA, from the coding sequence ATGGCCAAGCCCCGCGCTCCCCGCCGTCGCCGTCCGGCGACCCGCCCCCCCGCCAGCACCACCGCCCTCGCCCGGAGCCGCCCCGGCGCCGGCGGGCGCGCCCTGGCGCAGGCCGAGCACGCGCTCGACGGCGCGGATCTGGCCGGCGCCGACCTCACCGGCCTCGCGCTGCGCGGCCGGGCCCTCCGCGGCGCGGACCTCACCGGCGCCGACCTCACCGGCGCGAGGCTCCTCGCCTGCGACCTGCGCGGCGCGCGGCTCGCCGGCGCCAAGCTCGGCGGGGCGCGGCTGGCGCTGTGCGACCTGCGCGGCGCGGAGCTCGAGGGGGCGCAGCTCCGCGAGGTGCGCCTCGCCGCCTGCGCCTTCACCGAGGCGCAGCTCGCGCGCGCCGATCTGGCGGAGGGGCGGCTGGCGGCGGTGTCGCTGGCCGGGGCCGACCTCTCCCGCGCCAGCCTCGCCGGCGCGAAGCTCCTCCTCTGCTCGCTCGCCGGCGCGGACCTCACCTCGGCCAAGGTCGAGGGCGCGAGCTTCTTCCTCTCCTGGCTGCCCGGCGCCGACTTCACCCGCGCCCGCCTCGCGCGCGCCCGCTTCGCGCTCTCCGCGCTCGGGGGCGCCGTCTTCGACCGGGTGACCGGGATCGACGGCGAGAGCTTCGCGCTCTCGTGGGGCGGCGCGGCCCAGGGCGCCTGA
- a CDS encoding DUF294 nucleotidyltransferase-like domain-containing protein produces MAALDPIAFLRATRPFGDLPAPLFERAAGSLEIAYFPAGARLAASGTVPLAHLYVIRKGAVRIERDGQMLQLLEEGEIFGYTSLITGKATLDVQVEEDLLAYRLPGAVFHELLTDARFASHFASGLAERLKHSLERAQVVTASADLGAAVETLVRRPPVRVGAGATVGEAARVMREHHVTSVLVETAPPGIVTDRDFRNKVLAEGLGPDTPVTRVYSAPLRTVPEKTAVYEAWQILLDTGVHHLPIARGGEILGVLTSSDLLRSAAQGPPAVLRSVERLGSREALPGYGGRVSEMASSLLAGGLDATVIAGFVARLNDALLTRILRWAEAELGPPPAPYAWIAFGSEGRMEQTLLTDQDNALVHGGDASCEPYFAALAERANTDLEAAGFPRCPGGYMAREHHAPLPEWEARFRGWIDDPKPQALLQAAIFFDFRKVHGALDLGPLEAVLARASKARVFLACMAKAALEFRPPPSLLMRLRGEEVDLKLHGISPIVFLARPYALEVGSTARNTLARLDAVVAAGLIGEDVRATLREAYRFLLGLRLREQARMLAEGKPPVNRVSLSALSSIERSRLKDSLRAIRDWQDTAAYHFKTDLF; encoded by the coding sequence ATGGCCGCGCTCGACCCGATCGCCTTCCTGCGGGCGACCCGCCCCTTCGGCGATCTGCCGGCGCCGCTCTTCGAGCGCGCCGCCGGCTCGCTCGAGATCGCCTACTTCCCGGCGGGGGCGCGCCTCGCGGCGAGCGGCACCGTCCCGCTCGCCCACCTCTACGTCATCCGCAAGGGCGCGGTCCGCATCGAGCGCGACGGGCAGATGTTGCAGCTGCTCGAGGAGGGGGAGATCTTCGGCTACACCTCCCTCATCACCGGCAAGGCGACGCTCGACGTACAGGTGGAGGAGGACCTGCTGGCGTACCGCCTCCCCGGCGCCGTGTTCCACGAGCTCCTGACCGACGCGCGCTTCGCGAGCCACTTCGCGAGCGGGCTGGCCGAGCGGCTCAAGCACAGCCTGGAGCGGGCGCAGGTGGTGACCGCCTCGGCCGACCTGGGCGCGGCGGTCGAGACGCTGGTGCGCCGGCCGCCGGTGCGGGTGGGCGCCGGCGCCACGGTGGGCGAGGCGGCGCGCGTCATGCGCGAGCACCACGTCACCTCGGTCCTGGTGGAGACGGCGCCGCCGGGGATCGTCACCGACCGCGACTTCCGCAACAAGGTGCTGGCCGAGGGGCTCGGGCCCGACACGCCGGTGACGCGGGTCTACTCGGCGCCGCTCCGCACCGTCCCCGAGAAGACCGCCGTCTACGAGGCGTGGCAGATCCTGCTCGACACCGGGGTGCACCACCTGCCCATCGCGCGCGGCGGCGAGATCCTGGGCGTGCTCACCTCGAGCGACCTCCTCCGCTCGGCGGCGCAGGGACCGCCGGCGGTGCTGCGCTCGGTGGAGCGGCTCGGCTCGCGCGAGGCGCTCCCCGGCTACGGCGGGCGCGTGAGCGAGATGGCCTCGTCGCTCCTCGCCGGCGGCCTCGACGCGACCGTCATCGCGGGGTTCGTGGCGCGGCTCAACGACGCGCTGCTCACCCGCATCCTGCGCTGGGCCGAGGCGGAGCTCGGCCCGCCGCCCGCGCCGTACGCCTGGATCGCGTTCGGCTCCGAGGGGCGGATGGAGCAGACGCTCCTCACCGACCAGGACAACGCGCTCGTCCACGGCGGCGACGCGAGCTGCGAGCCGTACTTCGCCGCGCTGGCGGAGCGCGCCAACACCGACCTCGAGGCGGCCGGCTTCCCGCGCTGCCCCGGCGGCTACATGGCGCGGGAGCACCACGCGCCCCTGCCGGAGTGGGAGGCGCGCTTCCGGGGCTGGATCGACGACCCGAAGCCGCAGGCGCTCCTGCAGGCCGCGATCTTCTTCGACTTCCGCAAGGTGCACGGCGCGCTCGATCTCGGGCCGCTCGAGGCGGTGCTGGCGCGGGCGAGCAAGGCGCGTGTCTTCCTGGCCTGCATGGCCAAGGCGGCGCTCGAGTTCCGGCCCCCGCCCTCCCTGCTCATGCGCCTGCGCGGCGAGGAGGTGGACCTCAAGCTGCACGGCATCTCGCCCATCGTCTTCCTGGCGCGGCCGTACGCGCTCGAGGTGGGCTCGACGGCGCGCAACACGCTGGCGCGTCTCGACGCGGTGGTGGCGGCCGGGCTCATCGGCGAGGACGTGCGCGCGACGCTGCGCGAGGCCTACCGGTTCCTCCTGGGGCTCCGGCTGCGCGAGCAGGCGCGGATGCTGGCCGAGGGGAAGCCGCCGGTGAACCGCGTCTCCCTCTCGGCGCTGTCGTCGATCGAGCGCAGCCGACTCAAGGACTCGCTGCGGGCGATCCGCGACTGGCAGGACACCGCCGCCTACCACTTCAAGACGGATTTGTTCTGA
- a CDS encoding 3'-5' exonuclease: protein MLWPSPPWDEVVYWALDLETGGLDPRRDPIVAVGMVPLREGTVRLGESYQSLVRADGARAISAASVTAHQLVPGEVREAPPLEEVLGEIDRRLGDGVLLVHQAAIDVRFLRRAHRETGLRWPSPAVVDTVDLIVKAARKARFIDPAAQEHEPDLNLWAARARYGLPAYGAHDALTDAIATAELFLVLRRELGARTLRDLR from the coding sequence ATGCTCTGGCCCTCTCCACCCTGGGACGAGGTCGTCTACTGGGCGCTCGACCTCGAGACCGGCGGGCTCGACCCGCGGCGCGACCCCATCGTGGCGGTGGGGATGGTGCCGCTGCGCGAGGGCACGGTGCGGCTCGGGGAGAGCTACCAGAGCCTGGTGCGGGCGGACGGCGCGCGCGCCATCTCCGCGGCCTCGGTGACGGCCCACCAGCTCGTGCCGGGCGAGGTGCGCGAGGCGCCGCCGCTCGAGGAGGTGCTGGGCGAGATCGACCGGCGGCTCGGCGACGGGGTGCTGCTCGTCCACCAGGCGGCCATCGACGTGCGCTTCCTGCGCCGCGCGCACCGCGAGACGGGCCTCCGCTGGCCCTCGCCGGCGGTGGTGGACACGGTGGATCTCATCGTGAAGGCCGCCCGGAAGGCCCGCTTCATCGACCCCGCCGCGCAGGAGCACGAGCCCGACCTCAACCTGTGGGCGGCCCGGGCGCGCTACGGCCTGCCCGCCTACGGCGCCCACGACGCCCTCACCGACGCCATCGCCACCGCCGAGCTCTTCCTCGTGCTGCGCAGGGAGCTCGGCGCGCGGACGCTGCGCGACCTGCGCTGA
- a CDS encoding dihydroorotate dehydrogenase-like protein, which translates to MADLTTSYLGLSLPSPLLLASSSLSNRVENFQLAEESGAGAVVLRSLFEEQLEAAESALQEALSLGEGLGAESTRSFFPSQRIGPVEYLQLVSRAKRAVRIPVIGSVNCVAAGSWSAYARQVVEAGADALEVNLYAVQADPELSAGEVEARYEEVVASIVQTVRVPVSVKLSPYFTSLAHFVRRLDRAGAKGYVLFNRFLQPDISLERMSLQNVMPPSEPHEMLPSLRWIALLYGRTPADLAASTGVHDAGAVVKQLLAGAAVVQLASALMKHGIPYLATLREGLEDWMDRRGFSDLSDFRGTLSQRVIRDPGAFERAQYVHLILSQNG; encoded by the coding sequence ATGGCCGACCTCACCACCTCGTACCTGGGCCTGTCCCTGCCGAGCCCGCTCCTCCTCGCGAGCTCCTCCCTCTCGAACCGCGTCGAGAACTTCCAGCTGGCGGAGGAGAGCGGCGCCGGCGCGGTCGTGCTGCGCTCGCTCTTCGAGGAGCAGCTCGAGGCGGCCGAGTCCGCGCTGCAGGAGGCGCTGTCGCTGGGCGAGGGGCTCGGGGCCGAGTCCACCCGCAGCTTCTTCCCGTCGCAGCGGATCGGGCCGGTCGAGTACCTGCAGCTCGTGTCCCGCGCCAAGCGCGCGGTGCGCATCCCCGTCATCGGGAGCGTGAACTGCGTCGCCGCCGGGAGCTGGAGCGCCTACGCGCGGCAGGTCGTCGAGGCCGGCGCGGACGCCCTGGAGGTGAACCTCTACGCGGTGCAGGCCGATCCGGAGCTCTCCGCCGGAGAGGTCGAGGCGCGCTACGAGGAGGTGGTCGCGTCGATCGTGCAGACGGTGCGGGTGCCGGTCTCGGTGAAGCTGTCGCCCTACTTCACCTCGCTCGCCCACTTCGTGCGCCGGCTCGACCGCGCCGGCGCGAAGGGCTACGTCCTCTTCAACCGCTTCCTGCAGCCGGACATCTCGCTGGAGCGGATGAGCCTGCAGAACGTGATGCCCCCCAGCGAGCCGCACGAGATGCTGCCGTCCTTGCGCTGGATCGCGCTCCTCTACGGCCGGACCCCGGCCGACCTGGCGGCCTCCACCGGGGTCCACGACGCGGGCGCGGTGGTGAAGCAGCTCCTCGCCGGGGCGGCGGTGGTGCAGCTCGCCTCGGCCCTGATGAAGCACGGCATCCCGTACCTGGCGACGCTCCGCGAGGGCCTCGAGGACTGGATGGACCGGCGCGGCTTCTCCGACCTGTCCGACTTCCGCGGGACGCTCTCGCAGCGCGTCATCCGGGACCCGGGCGCCTTCGAGCGCGCCCAGTACGTGCACCTCATCCTGTCGCAGAACGGCTAG